The Gallus gallus isolate bGalGal1 chromosome 6, bGalGal1.mat.broiler.GRCg7b, whole genome shotgun sequence genomic interval GTTTTCTCCAGAAGCCACATACCTTGTCATATTACATCCCCATCACACACTCCAAACTATTCTCCAGggggaggaggcagctgctTCTTGTGTATGAGGGAACAGGGAGTCCATCTGGGAAATAAAATTCCCATAAGATATccattcaatatttttaaataagacgTGTTTGTCTCAGTTATCCAATTTAAGGAGGTGAAGGGAGGAAGCACAAAGCAAAGAGTTTTCTCAGAAAATTCAACCTATCTGCAATCCAGCTCACTGTTAACAAACAGTTTCAGAGGAGTTTTCAGCCAAATCTATAATGTTTCTTAATGCTCACAGCTGAGTATGCTGGAGCACACCTGTTCCTAAGAGGAGAGTGGTGGGGGCCATGTTTGGGGATGAGATTTCTACCAGGCAAGGAGAACAGCTCTGCAAATGGTGGGGTCTGCTGAAACAAGCTTAATAGCAACTCTCCTTTCTCTCAAGGAAGTTTCccttaaaaaattaaatcccACATCTTTCCTTAAGGATGATGAAAAGATATGCCACACACACTTACCCTGTAACAACCACATGCATTGTACGTGCATGTTATTGTCATTTACCCCTCAAGGTAAGGAATATGCTGGTGGCACGAACAGTCTCTGTGAAAGGCGTAGTGATAGCTGGCAAGATACTGAAGATTTTCAGCTCCTATTTACCCtggtgggaaggaagggaatgTAGAATCTCACACGAGGCCCCTGCTTTGCCATTGCACGTGTCTTGTTTAAAAGGGCTGTTTTTAACATCACGAAAGAAGTAGGTCAAAGATAACCCTTGCCAGTTCCCTTCTACCCACTTTGCACAAAAAAGGTAACACTATTCTTTTCTCACATAAAGATGATGTAAATTACCTTTTCATGTTTAATTCCACTGCATGCAAAAGGTTGGCTAAGCTGCTCATGTCTCCATTtgattttattctgtgtttctgctggGTCACTAGGACTTCCCCTCTTCTTTGCCTACCAGCTCAGAGACAGGACATTGTTAGCTCTCCTCTTTATATTTGAGAAACCAAATCTGcccctcctgccagcactgaaaaCCCCTGGGGAGACAAAAACACTTTCTGACCTCCAAAGTATTTTCTGGATGAAGTGGATCCTTTATTTTTCACCAGAGGCCGCAGAACAAAGCTGGTAGTGATCAGTCTTTATGAACTGAAAAGATATTGGAAACCGATGTAACTCAGCATTCACTGTGCAATTCCCCCAGAGATGAATTCCCTCCATTTTActttcctggttttgtttctgtcttctgtgGCTGTATTGTCCTCCCTCTATACTTACTCCAGTGCTGAGTGGGTGAGCATTGAGGTCCAAGCTGATAAACAGCGGATGAATTCCCCTGCTGTActcagctgctctttttttgtACTTTAATTGACTTCTTAGGTCAGGGAAGGCTTTATAGGTCACTTTTTCCTTATCTGTGGAGTAACAGTGCACACATGGAATGAAGACATTTATATCCAGCTCCAGGAACAGCATGCTAGCTAAATTTATATTTCCAGGCACTTGTGCCAGACTCATCACCATGGTACCTGCAGCAGAAAGAATTAACAGTGGCCTTTTGATGTAGAACCCATTTGGTAGTCTTCACCCCACCACTGGGGGCTAGGAAGTGCAGGGAACCTCTGACGTTGCTCTTGCACTAttcaggaaggagcagaaaTGTTAGTCCTGTTCATCATTTCTTATTTGTTGCGTCGTAGTATGCTCTGGTATGTTAAGTGCCTTAGCTCTCCTTCCAGGATTAAGGTTTGTGGATTATTAATCAACCCTACTTTCAAACATGTAAATCAAGATAACAGTAAAGACAGAGGAGGAGAAGCGGCAATGCTGTTAACCCTTCCAGCCTGGAGGATGCTGTCCATTCTGCTTGCTAGATTTCCCCAGTCTCAACAAGAGTCCTGGGATGTCCCTGTGCCAATCACCTCCACAAGAGAGAGGTTCCTCTACTTCTGAAGCCGTCCTCAAGCTCAGTCATGCAGTGATCCTACATCCACCAGTTTGGGGTTGCAGGCCAGACCAAGGGGATGACTGGGAGAGCCCAGGTGCCAGGCAGCTACAATGAGGTTGGCAGGATATCACATCCCACTTCATCATTGGTATGAGGGCCTTCAACAAAAGCACTACaacactgctgcaggcagagataGCGAAAAGACAtcaggcttaaaaaaaaaaaaaaaaaaaaaaaaaaaagatttttgaatCCATAGAAATTGGGTTAATTTAACAAAGATTCTCAGATTACTGATGTTAAtactttcaaattaaaaaataatccatcCTGTGCTCCCTCCAAATTATACTGGCTGTTTCCTGGCTCAAACAGTGTTTCTGAGCTGGGGAAGGCCTTTAGCTGGACTAAATATTCTGGGATAATCAAACTTCTGCAAGACTGCCAGGTTGTAGTTAGCCTTCCAAAGCTGGAGTAGGGCTGTGTGTGAGCCAAGCCCACAGGCTAGACACATTTCTAGTCTACAGGAAGCCTTTCAAACCATACAGACCTTCATTGGTGCCAGAAATCTAGGTTGATTTCAGGCTCAGCTAATGAAGTTTTCAAAAACCAGAGCAAATCACTGTTCAGGTTGGACTTTCTTTCAAAGCTGAGGCAAACTGTAAGTCAGGAATCACATCTCCCATTAAGGGAGGGGGCTGGTGAAAATGTGAGGTTAGATGGACAGCAGAAACATCTGCTGATACAAGGCTTTAACTGGAGCCTTGTCTTTGCCAGGTCTGTGCACAGGCAAGAGATTTGCTCAtgcctgcagccctggctgggaggagaggaggaggtgatgctgctcagagcagaaggcagtgtCTGCCACAGAACAACCACAGTACATGTGCTAGTAGTACTTAACCCAACAGATGGACCGTTTTGAAACGAAATATAGCACAAAATGACAAATTATTGTCATGACTTCTTTGCAAGCTTTATGCCATGGCACAGATTAACATTTTGGtgagtttttttctgttgtgctaCAAGGTTTGGAGTTAATAACAATAAATCTGCTTTTTATGTCGCTAGCCATCCCTAATGCTCTAAAGgcctcacagcaaagcagaacagatgaaATCCTAATCACAGTGATGATGACTGAGGGTTGTAGCTGTAGTTTTCCTAAGTGTTGGTTTGGTTTCAGGTTTAGCTGTATCCTAACTAAGCATGCTTATAAGTGACCACAAAACGCAGGTTTGTACATTTAGGCAGCCAAATCCTCATGCAAATCAGCACAGTCTCATTTCAatctgctgggctgcagccccagagaAGGCTTTGATGTCAGCAGAGTCACAACATTTTACAGCAGAAGAGACCATTATATTTAAGAGTTTGCAGCACCAGCCTGGGTCTTAAATATTGAAAGCTTCATCCTGCAATGGGCTAAAAGGATTCCCATGTCCTTGGAGCAGCAGGCATTTAGTGCATCTCTAGAGAAACAAGGTCCTTCGCATAGTCATTTTCTGTTATCATCTGAGCATGGCTCTGTACATACTGTAGTACGTGCTGTCACGGTGGGTGAAACTCATCCCTATGAAGACAGTCTGCATAGAGCACGTCCTCATTCAAAGCTCACTTCAGCCTTTGAAGTGAATACAAGCGAATTTATCCAAGAGAAAAACCCCATCCTCTCCAAACGATCATTCTTACAGCCCTGAAGCTAAAAAATCTATGCACAGAACCATAGCAGAGACACGCATTCAAAATCTCCGCAGATATGATAGGTCAGTGTAATACCCCTGCTAAAAATTTGATTAACAGCTACAGAAAACAGCTCTAACATTTCTAGAGGGAAAAGTATATCTGATTCCTTGCTGTGCTAAGACTTAATAGGTCCAACATAAATTATATTCCAAAGCACCATATCTTAAGAGACATAGTAACCAATCTTATCTGGATAACCTGTTTAGATATTTATACATAGCTAGTAAAATTAAGAAACTTGTAAGTGTATGAACCTAGAACAAAAAGACATGAAGCTTCTTAAATAAATGTAAGGTGCTACAAAAACTATCTCACTTAGCTGTGCTGAAACCACAGGATGGCTCAGTGCTGTGTATTCTGCCTGCAGGGTGAAGACCACCAGGACCATTTAGGTTACACTTCAGGCAGCCTTGGAAGGAGGGAAGTGAATGCAGGCTCTCAGCAAAGCGTACATAGATCATTGTCTCAGGGAACCTGCTCTAAGACAGAAATAATCTAAGGATTATGGCAGAAAGCATGTAGCTGTATGTCAGAATAACCCATCCGAACACAACAAATATTCCAGAATACCCATCACTGCTCCAGAGTAACTCAGGCAGTCCATTTGCCCACACAAGCGCAACGTCGATGGTTTGTCTTGCAGAATGAGAATGCCTTTTCCTGGAATGAAGAAGGAACAGTAAGGGTCTGTGGCCTGGCTGAAGCTCAGGTTGTAGCACCAACATCCTCTTTGTGACTGGAACTTCTCAAGGGCTCTTCTAAAACACCATCACTGGCAGAGGGacaaacttatttttctgtatcatTGGTGTCCATGGCTTTACTCTCATGGAATAAGCAGATATCAgcctattttgtttttcatctttttcccagttgtcatttcttatttttttctaatctaCCTAAGAGTAAATATTGCCAGAAGCAAGACTCGTCTTAGAACAGCTCCTGAATCATCTATCTCCTgttttcaaagagcatttgaatTAGACTGAGAAAGTCACCCTGTAGTCATACAAGCTATATATTGAGCATACTCATTTGATTACAATCTCTTTGGTTTTCTAGACTaacatttaaatggaaaaagacATTCCAAATGAACTAATATTAGCTATAGGCCTTGCAGGCAGAATACTTGTGCAGAAAACTTAGCATACTGCAATatgaaagaggggaaaaaaatccaaagtgTTTGATGCAGattgtaagaaagaaagaattttaaaaaacaccaaaaatatTATTGAATCCAGCACTTGGATGTTGCTCTATAGGCACATTCTTAGGCAGAGAGCAGTAGTAACCTATATTCTCCACAATGAAATTGAAAATGCACGCATAATATTGTGGATTGAGGCTTTGTTGAAAtattagttttctttatttgcttttgcagGTAGTTACATTTAAGCACAAGTtacattccctctcatcctcaAATTTAAAAGGTAATAAATAGCTTTAGagttttcaatttcttttccttcacaagATTTAAATTGATTGCCTGAATCCCCcccaaactttatttttatgaataaaGGAGAATCAATTTACAAGGCCATTTGCCCACAGAACTGCCCTTTAGCCTCAGGTCTCCTTCCCAGGCTGGGGGacagggctggctgtgctctgcGTGTAGAGGTACAGCCCAACTCGGAGTGGaagctgcaggctgggctggCTGACAGGCCCATGACACCCACACTCCTCATAGTTCACCGTGGTCACTGTAAGCAACAGCATCACACACAGTGTCACTGGTGACACTTCCTGCAGCACACTGACAAAATGTGTCTGTCAGCCACCCCAGCCTTCCCTGCACACACTACAAGGAGCAAACCTGTAGTCAGGTCAACAAGCTGTATCTAAAGAGACTTTGCAAGTTCACTCCACAGTGACCACCTGATGAACATGAACATCCACAAATCTATGGGTCCCAACGAGATGCATCCCAGAATCCTAAGAGAATTAGCTGATATAGTCACCAAGTCATTCTCAAcgatatttgaaaagttgtggcagTCAGGTGAACTCCCTTGttactggaaaaaaggcaatatcacactcatttttaaaaagaataaaaaggatgaccCTCAGAACTACTGACCTGttagcctcacctctgtgccagagaaaatcatggaacagatcctcctggaagctatgctaaggtgCATGGAAGGCAGGCTTCCTAGGGGAAGTCCTGCTTGGCCAATTTAGTGGCCTTTTATGATagtgtcactgcatcagtggctgaaggaagagccactgatatcatctatctggacttgagtaaggcctttgacatgataccccacaacatccttctctccaaattgaaAAGATACGGATTTGATGGATGGCCTGTTcgatggatgaagaactggctgcaagATGAAGTCCAGAGAGTAGTGATCATTGGCTCAATGTTTGGATGGAGattcagtgatgagtggtgtcccccgGGGGGTCACTGCTCTGACTAATACTTGTTAATCttttcatcaatgacattgacagtggggtcaagtgcaccctcagcaagtttgctgatgacatcagGCTGTGTGGTGTGGTCAACACACCAgtgggaagggatgccatccagagggacctagacaggcttgagcaatGGGCCCAAGTGATCCTCATGAGGTTAAACAAATACAAGTGCAAGGTCTTACACCTGGGTCGAGGCAATGTTCACTACCAaaacaagctgggggatgaaaggattgagcgcagccctgccaaaaaaagacctgagggtactggtggatggcaagctggacatgagtcagcaacATGCCCTCACatcccagaaggccaaccatattcctgggctacatcaaaagaagcatggccatCAGGGAGGTAATCttgtccctctactctgcactgttGAGACCTCACccggagtactgcatccagatgtggatttgtcagtgcaggagagacacagacctgctggAGTGTGTCAAGGGGAAGGCCACtaaaatgatccaaggaatggaactCCTCTCCTATTAGGACAGGCTAAGAAAGCTGGAgctgctcagtctggagaagagaaggctctgaggtgacctgatagcagcttttcaatatctaaaggggagctacaggaaaggagaggacagattctttagcgGAGTCTGCTGTGAtggaacaaggggaaatagtttcaagctAAAaggggtagatttaggttagatataaggaaaaagtcttttatagtgagggtggtgaggcactggaacaggttgcccagagatgtagttgaagccccatccctggagattttcaaggccaggctggatcaggtcctgggcaacctgatctaactgtggtgtccctgttcattgcaggggagctggactagatgtcctttaaaggtgccttccaactctaaggattctatgattctatgaactcaaGGAGGTACCCTCACCTACATGTTTGGATTTTTCCAGGAATAGTGTCCATTCCTTCAGCAAGGCCCAATTGCCATTCATAGCACACATTCCTTTCAGCCTCATCAGTCATCCCACACGCAGTGCAAAGTGCAAGCATGCTTACTGTCAagtgacaggaagaaaaatgctatCACCAGGCCAGTGCCTGTTGTGGCAGATTTGCAAAATGGAAACCTTCAAAGCCTTACAGGGTAAGGGCTGGCAGCATGGCTAGTTCTGCAAATAACTTGCACACCTCCAAAGGGAGGCCCATCTCTTCAGAAAGATACCACGATAAGACAAATAACCAGGCAGCTGAGGTTGACATGCACAAGCAGCAGGGTGCATGACTGAGAAGTGCCAGGCAGCAGAAAGCATGTCCTCCCAAAACCCATTGCGCTTTCTCGATGGCTGACAGAAGACACCAGAGCTTCCTGGTTCATTCACTTAAAAATTTCCCTAACAGGTGAAGGAAGCTGTGACAGAAGTGATGCAGTCTGCAAATATGCAGCCACTTGAATATGTTTCATGCACAGAAAGCCTGTGATCCTCATCCTCACTTAATGCCTAGTGACGTCCCATCAAGTGTTTCCTCTTTATTAAATTCAACTGTGAATAAAATTAGCAAAGAAATATGGGTTTTAATTAATGCTTGCCTTGACCGTAAATGAAACagatctttaatttttttttactgtattttactAATCAGATGCATTCAATATCTTGGATGCTAGTAAATTAATTCTGGACTAATGAAGTTAAAGGAGGTCATTTGTTAAAGAAAACTGATTACACATCTGGATCTCCTGGGGACCTAAATGAGAAAATCACtataatgagaaaatattttaaatgatgtaGGTCAACCAAGTAGATCATTAAGAATACAGGGGGGCTGAAAATATTAATGACAGCATGACAGAAAAATGCCAAGAGGGAAGTGGGCTGACATAAGTAGGCAGAAAGACACTTACGGTGCtaggttgttgg includes:
- the LOC121111175 gene encoding uncharacterized protein LOC121111175 isoform X1: MFDNLPAFKGLWFWPLLAEQPRVANFCLFKEFLLDVTCSCSGLIIPALCRKKKEQWKRHSHSARQTIDVALVWANGLPELLWSSDGFPETMIYVRFAESLHSLPSFQGCLKCNLNGPGGLHPAGRIHSTEPSCGFSTANLMSFRYLCLQQCCSAFVEGPHTNDEVGCDILPTSL
- the LOC121111175 gene encoding uncharacterized protein LOC121111175 isoform X2, with the translated sequence MQRIPLVTARNKVANFCLFKEFLLDVTCSCSGLIIPALCRKKKEQWKRHSHSARQTIDVALVWANGLPELLWSSDGFPETMIYVRFAESLHSLPSFQGCLKCNLNGPGGLHPAGRIHSTEPSCGFSTANLMSFRYLCLQQCCSAFVEGPHTNDEVGCDILPTSL
- the LOC121111175 gene encoding uncharacterized protein LOC121111175 isoform X4, with protein sequence MQRIPLVTARNKVANFCLFKEFLLDVTCSCSGLIIPALCRKKKEQWKRHSHSARQTIDVALVWANGLPELLWSSDGLMSFRYLCLQQCCSAFVEGPHTNDEVGCDILPTSL
- the LOC121111175 gene encoding uncharacterized protein LOC121111175 isoform X3, encoding MFDNLPAFKGLWFWPLLAEQPRVANFCLFKEFLLDVTCSCSGLIIPALCRKKKEQWKRHSHSARQTIDVALVWANGLPELLWSSDGFPETMIYVRFAESLHSLPSFQGCLKCNLNGPGGLHPAGRIHSTEPSCGFSTANARATSEVPCTS